ATCCACCTGAGCCAGCACACGGTGTTCATAGGGCCGCCAATCAGTGAAACGCGACAGGTAATCAACGATTCGCTGCGAATTGGTGTGGAAAATATGCGGGCCGTAGCGGTGAATGAGCACGCCTGCATCGTCGTAGTAATCAAAAGCGTTGCCACCGATATGCGGACGACGGTCGACCACCAGGATAGTCTTGTTCGACCCCGCAGCAAGACGTTCGGCCAGGACACTACCAGCGAACCCAGCGCCAACGATCAGATAATCGAACCGATGGTTGCGCAAGTCCTCGCCCTGCAATGCACTCACCGACGTTCCGCTGCTCCCGGGCGTCCGGTGAGAGTTGGGGCTTCGTGTCACATTGCGCATGAGATCTTCTCCTTCATCAGGGTCCAGGTATGGTCCCAGGACATCTCGCCCAGGATCTGGTCAGCGGTTTCAAGCAGGCGTTCACGGTCAGCTGCATCGTCGAGGGAGGCTTCCACCGCCTCGACGAATGCCTGGGTGGTATCGGCGATACGCACGATGCCGGTGTCGCCATAGGTCCGGACGACATCGCGGATCGGGGTGGAGACCACCGGGCAGCCGCCTGCGAGATATTCGGGTGTCTTGGTCGGGCTGATGAAACGGGTCGACTCGTTCATCGCGAAAGGCATGATCGCCACGTCCCAGCCGCCAAGGTAGGACGGGAGTTCGTCGTACGTCTTGGCGCCGAGGTAATGAATGTTGTTGCGACGCGGAAGGTCGGCAGGATCGATCTTGACCACCGGACCGACCAAAACGAATTGCCAATCCGGCCGCAGCTCCGCCACCGAACCGACCAGTTCGATATCGAACCGCTCATCGATGACGCCGTAGAAGCCCAGGCGCGGACGCCCGATGGCGGCTTGATCTTCAGGATCGGCGCGGCGATCACGTGCCGAGGCAAAATGCTCGACATCTACGCTGCTCGGAAACGGGTGCGCATTGTCGTGCAGCTCCCGCTTGGCTTCCCACAGACTGTATCCCCCGGTAAACACCAGGTCGGCGCGCTCGAGCAACTGCTTTTCGCGCTCGATCAGCTCGGGAGGCGCTCCGCGAAACGCTGACAATTCGTCCATGCAATCGTAGATGACGACCCGGGGCTTGAGATGTTCGGCATAGGACAAGGCCATTGGCGTGTAGAACCACAGCAGCAGGTCCTTCACTTCGAGGCGGTCCAGATAACCGTCAACCAACCCTTTTTGCACGCGTTCTGCCGCTTCGCCGGTACAGCCGTCTGGAAGGCGGGGGATCAGAACCTGCACGTCGTTCTCGGCAGGTCTGACTTCCAGCCAGGGTTGGTCAGCTTCGGTGGCAATGGGCTCTTCCAGGAACAGGACGTTGAAGTCGCGAGCGAAGCGGGTCATCAAATGTTGAGGACGCTGGTAAACAAAGCTCCAGCGCAAATGTGAAAGGCACAGCAGCGTGGGCACCTTCGGGTCGAAGACAACTTCCGCAGGTGTGGCTTCGGCGTCGCGCGACTTGCCGATGTCGTATTGGTAGGGACCAGCCCAGCTCATCAGAGAACCTCGGTGTACGGCTAGTCGTGGCCCGAGGTCCTTTTCAGCACACGCTAGCTAGCGTCAAGCGCAGCCTTGCGCAGCGGTTTAGTGCGGCACACTGGCGCACCCTGCGGAGAATTGACGATGAAGGCATGCCTGAGTTCCCGGCATCCGATGAGCGTCCAGCGCTGCGGTAGGGGCAGAAAGAAGATTTAACCCTCAACGAGCGGTAAGGGGCAGATCGCGCTCATCAAAGTGGATATGGGGTATTTTGCCGCATGAGGTGGAAGGATCGGCGGAGAGCTGAGGGGGAGTCGTCTTTGGAAGTACTGTTTCACACTGTGTCGACGCACAAAAAAGCCCAGCATTCGCTGGGCTTTTTTGTTTATTGGCGGAGAGACAGGGATTCGAACCCTGGGAACAGTTGCCTGTTCAACGGATTTCGAATCCGTCCCGTTCGACCACTCCGGCATCTCTCCAAGTCGGCGCGCATCATAGCAGCAAGCAGGATGCGACGAAAGTGTTTCAGGACTGTTCCGGCCCCCTGCTAAGGCAGCTCGACCCCCAACCGGTGGGCGACTTCTTCGTAGGCTTCGATGACCCCGCCGAGCCCCTGGCGGAACCGGTCCTTGTCCATTTTCTTGCGGGTTTCCTTATCCCACAGACGGCAGCCGTCGGGGCTGAATTCGTCGCCCAGCACAATCTCTCCCTTGAACAGGCCGAACTCGAGCTTGAAGTCCACCAGCAACAGCCCGGCCTGATCGAACAACTCGTTCAGTATGCGGTTGACCTGCAAGGTCAGCTCGCGCATCCGGCCAAGCTGCTCGGCGGTGGCCCAGCCGAAGGTGACTACGTGCGAATCATTGATGAACGGGTCGCCCATCGCGTCATTCTTGAGGAACAGCTCGAACGTCGGCGGATTCAGCGTGCACCCTTCCTCGATACCCAGTCGGCGCACCAGGCTGCCCGCGGCGTAATTGCGCACCACGCATTCGACCGGGATCATCTCCAGCTTCCTGACCAGACACTCGGTGTCCGACAGCAAGGTGTCGAACTGAGTCGGGACGCCAGCGGCCTCGAGCTTCTGCATGATGAAGGCATTGAAGCGGTTGTTCACCATGCCCTTGCGGTCGAGCTGCTCGATCTTCTTGCCGTCGAAGGCGGAAGTATCGTTGCGAAACAGCAGAATCAGGCGGTCCGGGTCGTCGGTGGTATACACCGACTTGGCCTTGCCACGGTACAGTTCTGTGCGTTTTTCCATCATCGGCTCCCGGTGTCCGCGAAATGGTAAGTAGGTAAAGCGCTGATGTCCTGCCAGGGCAGACCCTGGTCCTGCACGGCCAGTAACAACTGGCCGTCCCAATCCTGCAAAGTACTAGCTAGCTCGCCAAGCGCCAGGTCGGGACGATTGTTCTTCTCGCTGATGTGGGCGATGGTCACGTGACGTAGCTTGCTGCGATCGACAGCGGCCAGCATGGCCGCTGCCTGCTGGTTGCTCAAATGCCCGAGCGCCCCGCCAACCCGCGCTTGCAGACGCGGCGGGTACGGACCGTTTGCCAGCATATGCGGATCGTAGTTGGCCTCGAGGAACAATGCGTCCAACTGCCTGTAACGCTGGATGATCCACGGCGTAATGGTGCCCGTATCGGTCAACACGCCCAGCCGACAGTCACCATCATCGAATATGAACTGACACGGCTCGCGCGCGTCATGCGGCACGGCGACCGGGGTCACCTCTATCTCGCCTATGCTGAAACAACGGTCCAGCTCGATGGGCTGGAACGCCAGGTCCGCATTGCGCATGCCGTGAAAGGTGCCGGGGGTCATGAATACGGGCAGCCCGTAGCGGCGCGCGAGCCGTTCGACGCCCTGCACATGGTCGGAATGCTCGTGGGTGACCAGAATCGCTGTCAGCTGCCTGGCACTCAGCCCCAGGGCCGCCAGCCGCTGTTCAGTAGTGCGCAAGCTGAATCCGCAATCGACCAGCAGCCTGGTTCGGCCCGACTCGACGAGCGTGGCGTTGCCGCGGCTTCCGCTTCCCAGAGAACAATAGCGCACCGCCGCGACCGCCCTCCTCAGCTCAGGTTGTCGCGAATGCGCGTCAACAGGTCACGAGACAACTCAGCGTCAGCGGCAGTCTCGATGCCCTGGTCCACGGTGACCTGAATTTCGTCGCCGATTTCGGTCAGGCGCACCTGGATCCGCGGCTCTGACTGCTCATCATCGGTCTGGTCGCGGCGGAACAGCCGTGAGAAGAAACCCCGGCTCTCTCGCTCGCTGACCGTTTGCGACAGATCGACGTAATAGACGCCAGCGCTACGGTTTAGATCGCTGACCACGACTTCGGAGCGCTCAAGCGCGTTACCCACAGCAGCCCAGGCACGGTTGAAGTCGACTGACATGCGCAGCACCGGATTACCGGCGCCGTCGCGTACCAGCTCGCTGCGTTGCGCGATGGGAATGCGCGAAGCGGCCAGCGAGGCGACATCGCTATCACCGCTCTGATTGAGATAGGTCTCCAGTTCCGCAAGCGCTGCGCTTTCCACCTTCGGATCATGCGAGCGTTCCGGCCATTCCGATAAATCGCCCCCTTCGCTCCGCGCCATCTGCAGGACATGCACTTCGCTGGTACCTGAGCGTACGCCAGGTTCAATGCGGATACGCAGCCGCTGCTCCTGACCGTCGGTGCGGCGACCTTCGCTCACAGCGGGAATCAGTCGGCGTACGAGCGGATTGGCATTCTGTCGCTCGAACGAGAGCCACTCGGTCTCGATCTCGCCCAGGTCAGCGGCTTCACGCGCCGGCTCGATCTGGTAGTCGGTGAGAAACTGTTGAGTCAGTGCCCAGGTCTCGGCGGGAGAACGCTGCGCCTGGAGCCAACGGCGTGAGCCATCCTGCTGCACGGAGAAGTCCTGGCCACCCGCGCTTACCTGCATTGGTTGCGGACGAGGCGTTTCAAACTTGCCGGACCGCGCCTCCACTTGCCCCGGTACGGGCAGCAGATCGCCTATCGGTTTGCTATCGACGCCGTCGGGAATATCCATCCGAGGCTCGACCGTTGCCAACTGATAGTCGGAGCCGCGATCACGAAAGTAACCGTCTTCACCAAAAACATAACCGCAGCCACCAAGACTGGCAGCCATTACGCCTATTGCCAGCGGACCCAACACTGCCTTCATCTTGTTTTCCTTGCTCGATACGTGGCGTAGTTCATTCATAGCAGGCCGCATTGACGCAGCGCTTCGCGGACGGGTTCATGGCAGCGCGCGCTCAAGGGAGTGAGTGGCAGGCGCAAGCCCTCCCCGACCAGACCCATTTCGTGCAGGGCCCATTTGACCGGAATCGGGTTCGATTCGATGAACAGCATCTTGTGTAATACCATCAGCTTTTCATTGAGCTGCCGCGCAGTATCGGCGTCGCCGGCCAACGCAGCGGCGCAAAGCTCATGCATTTCCCGCGGCGCCACGTTGGCGGTCACCGAGATGTTGCCCTTGCCGCCCAAAAGGATGAGCTCGGCAGCGGTGGCATCATCACCCGAGTAAACGCTGATGCGGTCGGCCACGCGGTCGATCAGTTCCCGTGCACGCTGAAGGTCTCCGGTCGCTTCCTTGATCCCGACGATGTTCGGGATCCCTGCCAGGCGGTCAACCGTTTCGGGGAGCATGTCGCAAGCGGTACGGCCGGGGACGTTATAAAGGATCTGGGGAATCGCGACGGCTTCGGCTATATACCGATGGTGCTGATACAAACCTTCCTGCGTC
The nucleotide sequence above comes from Halopseudomonas xinjiangensis. Encoded proteins:
- the bamC gene encoding outer membrane protein assembly factor BamC — protein: MKAVLGPLAIGVMAASLGGCGYVFGEDGYFRDRGSDYQLATVEPRMDIPDGVDSKPIGDLLPVPGQVEARSGKFETPRPQPMQVSAGGQDFSVQQDGSRRWLQAQRSPAETWALTQQFLTDYQIEPAREAADLGEIETEWLSFERQNANPLVRRLIPAVSEGRRTDGQEQRLRIRIEPGVRSGTSEVHVLQMARSEGGDLSEWPERSHDPKVESAALAELETYLNQSGDSDVASLAASRIPIAQRSELVRDGAGNPVLRMSVDFNRAWAAVGNALERSEVVVSDLNRSAGVYYVDLSQTVSERESRGFFSRLFRRDQTDDEQSEPRIQVRLTEIGDEIQVTVDQGIETAADAELSRDLLTRIRDNLS
- a CDS encoding MBL fold metallo-hydrolase, producing the protein MRYCSLGSGSRGNATLVESGRTRLLVDCGFSLRTTEQRLAALGLSARQLTAILVTHEHSDHVQGVERLARRYGLPVFMTPGTFHGMRNADLAFQPIELDRCFSIGEIEVTPVAVPHDAREPCQFIFDDGDCRLGVLTDTGTITPWIIQRYRQLDALFLEANYDPHMLANGPYPPRLQARVGGALGHLSNQQAAAMLAAVDRSKLRHVTIAHISEKNNRPDLALGELASTLQDWDGQLLLAVQDQGLPWQDISALPTYHFADTGSR
- the dapA gene encoding 4-hydroxy-tetrahydrodipicolinate synthase; translated protein: MISGSLVALVTPMDSRGGLDWVALERLIDFHLEQGTDGIVAVGTTGESATLDMTEHKEAIRRVVEQVAGRIPVIAGTGANSTREAVELTEAARSVRADACLLVTPYYNKPTQEGLYQHHRYIAEAVAIPQILYNVPGRTACDMLPETVDRLAGIPNIVGIKEATGDLQRARELIDRVADRISVYSGDDATAAELILLGGKGNISVTANVAPREMHELCAAALAGDADTARQLNEKLMVLHKMLFIESNPIPVKWALHEMGLVGEGLRLPLTPLSARCHEPVREALRQCGLL
- the purC gene encoding phosphoribosylaminoimidazolesuccinocarboxamide synthase; protein product: MEKRTELYRGKAKSVYTTDDPDRLILLFRNDTSAFDGKKIEQLDRKGMVNNRFNAFIMQKLEAAGVPTQFDTLLSDTECLVRKLEMIPVECVVRNYAAGSLVRRLGIEEGCTLNPPTFELFLKNDAMGDPFINDSHVVTFGWATAEQLGRMRELTLQVNRILNELFDQAGLLLVDFKLEFGLFKGEIVLGDEFSPDGCRLWDKETRKKMDKDRFRQGLGGVIEAYEEVAHRLGVELP
- a CDS encoding glycosyltransferase family 1 protein, whose protein sequence is MSWAGPYQYDIGKSRDAEATPAEVVFDPKVPTLLCLSHLRWSFVYQRPQHLMTRFARDFNVLFLEEPIATEADQPWLEVRPAENDVQVLIPRLPDGCTGEAAERVQKGLVDGYLDRLEVKDLLLWFYTPMALSYAEHLKPRVVIYDCMDELSAFRGAPPELIEREKQLLERADLVFTGGYSLWEAKRELHDNAHPFPSSVDVEHFASARDRRADPEDQAAIGRPRLGFYGVIDERFDIELVGSVAELRPDWQFVLVGPVVKIDPADLPRRNNIHYLGAKTYDELPSYLGGWDVAIMPFAMNESTRFISPTKTPEYLAGGCPVVSTPIRDVVRTYGDTGIVRIADTTQAFVEAVEASLDDAADRERLLETADQILGEMSWDHTWTLMKEKISCAM